In Ignavibacteriales bacterium, the following are encoded in one genomic region:
- a CDS encoding glycosyltransferase family 39 protein, whose amino-acid sequence MLTLFKDRTALYILLAGTIVRIITSFIVPPGFDESYYGCYSFHPAWGYFDHPPMVMATASIGLFLTGTFTSFTLRFGALIIYIISLALIYDIANRLSGQNSARISLILGSIIPYFLIGMGAFVIPDNAFGLFMLLFILSLVRLKETGNTKYFLLTGTWLGLAFLSKYHAVLLLGGLFFVLIFYRDWRKYLLSPYLYIGILLSVVIFSPNIYWNYQHNWVSYAYQFGKSTGVTNFSLNTFLQGVFVQAGYLLPWVMIVLIIALFRARKDPQLNWIIPFAALPIIAFTLVGATRQIMPHWPMPGYLAAILTAGVWIGKWSIGKQKLFFYSTGGVTLAALIIVNIQALTGFLPIEKTPDVTLDGQGWEEVYYKINSMRIMDDRTTFVFTHKWFLSGEFDFASGGRYNVFVFNDEAPYSYAFWDKTKDNIGKNALFITTDRFHDDPTTLCKDYFTEFELLHTVPTYRGDSEAQVFEIWFCKGLKKSFPNPYSKYINE is encoded by the coding sequence ATGCTCACGCTTTTTAAGGACAGAACAGCATTATATATACTGCTTGCGGGAACAATCGTAAGAATTATTACCTCCTTTATTGTCCCTCCGGGGTTCGACGAATCTTACTACGGATGTTATTCCTTTCATCCTGCATGGGGGTATTTCGATCATCCTCCCATGGTCATGGCAACTGCCTCGATCGGTTTATTTCTTACCGGAACATTTACTTCCTTTACACTCCGCTTTGGCGCTCTGATCATTTATATTATTTCACTTGCGCTTATCTATGATATCGCAAACAGACTGTCAGGTCAAAATTCAGCCAGAATAAGCCTGATACTTGGATCTATTATCCCCTATTTCCTTATTGGCATGGGGGCATTTGTTATACCTGATAACGCATTCGGCTTATTTATGTTATTATTTATCTTGAGCCTTGTGCGATTAAAGGAAACCGGGAACACAAAATACTTTTTGCTGACCGGGACATGGCTGGGTCTTGCATTCCTTTCAAAATACCATGCCGTTCTCCTTCTCGGCGGACTTTTCTTTGTACTTATTTTCTATAGAGATTGGAGAAAATATTTACTAAGTCCTTACCTGTATATAGGAATACTGTTGAGTGTGGTGATCTTCTCGCCAAATATATATTGGAACTACCAGCATAATTGGGTTTCATACGCTTACCAGTTCGGTAAAAGTACAGGTGTAACCAACTTCTCCTTGAATACATTCCTGCAGGGAGTTTTTGTTCAGGCCGGATACCTCCTTCCATGGGTAATGATAGTTCTAATAATTGCCCTTTTCAGAGCCAGAAAAGACCCGCAATTAAATTGGATCATTCCGTTTGCCGCGCTCCCTATTATTGCATTCACACTGGTAGGAGCGACACGGCAGATCATGCCTCACTGGCCGATGCCCGGATACCTCGCTGCAATATTAACCGCCGGAGTATGGATAGGGAAATGGTCTATCGGAAAGCAAAAATTATTCTTTTACAGCACGGGAGGAGTTACGCTCGCCGCTCTGATAATAGTAAACATACAGGCTCTAACAGGATTTTTACCTATCGAAAAGACTCCGGACGTTACTCTCGACGGTCAGGGATGGGAAGAGGTTTATTATAAGATTAATTCCATGAGAATAATGGATGACCGAACAACGTTTGTTTTTACTCATAAGTGGTTCCTATCGGGTGAGTTCGACTTTGCTTCAGGTGGCAGGTACAACGTTTTCGTTTTCAATGATGAAGCGCCTTACAGTTACGCATTCTGGGATAAGACAAAAGATAACATTGGAAAAAATGCTCTATTCATTACAACAGACAGATTTCACGATGATCCGACTACTTTGTGCAAAGACTATTTCACTGAATTCGAGCTCCTTCATACCGTTCCTACATACAGAGGGGACAGTGAAGCGCAGGTATTCGAGATATGGTTCTGCAAGGGACTGAAAAAATCCTTCCCCAATCCTTACTCAAAATACATAAATGAGTAA
- a CDS encoding EVE domain-containing protein, producing the protein MAYWLLKTEPSVYSYDDLVKDKKTVWDGVANPTALRHIRSIKKGDLVFVYHTGDEKQMVGIATVTSDPYPDPKQKNEKLVVFDIKPKKKLKRPVTLKEVKAINKYAQYDLVRLPRVSVMPVPEKYWEDFIKMSEK; encoded by the coding sequence ATGGCATACTGGCTTTTAAAAACAGAACCTTCCGTTTATTCATACGATGACCTCGTAAAAGACAAGAAGACTGTCTGGGACGGTGTTGCAAATCCCACAGCACTGAGGCACATAAGGAGCATTAAGAAAGGCGACCTTGTATTCGTATATCATACCGGCGATGAGAAACAAATGGTCGGAATAGCGACCGTAACGTCCGATCCCTATCCTGACCCAAAGCAAAAGAACGAGAAGTTGGTTGTATTCGATATCAAACCGAAGAAAAAGCTTAAACGCCCCGTCACTTTAAAAGAGGTCAAAGCTATAAATAAGTATGCCCAGTATGACCTCGTCCGTCTCCCCCGCGTCTCCGTCATGCCTGTCCCGGAAAAATACTGGGAAGATTTCATCAAAATGAGCGAAAAATAG
- a CDS encoding GlsB/YeaQ/YmgE family stress response membrane protein, whose translation MLSLLWTILIGLVVGALARFIVPGKEKHGCIFTILLGIGGSVLFTYLGRWIGLYSEGDTAGFFGAFAGAVIILLLYRMIFVKK comes from the coding sequence ATGTTATCATTATTGTGGACTATACTTATCGGACTTGTTGTGGGAGCCCTTGCAAGGTTTATTGTGCCGGGTAAAGAGAAACACGGATGTATTTTTACTATCCTTCTTGGTATAGGGGGTTCTGTTTTGTTTACCTATCTGGGTAGATGGATAGGTCTTTATTCAGAGGGTGATACAGCCGGCTTCTTCGGAGCATTTGCGGGTGCTGTAATAATCCTGCTTTTATACAGAATGATCTTCGTAAAAAAATAG
- a CDS encoding C40 family peptidase codes for MYKTKTILLLLGITLLIGLAGCSAYREEALERMRKEKRESEERSEEKYNKKEETKTFKGTSYTGKTDEQILDVLKKKKFRNLSSGEMDELMDRVKEYLHTPYLWGGESKDGIDCSSFVQTVMNMALGVKLPRTSLEQSKIGNQIDLDDVSLGDLIFFDTMDKGHVSHVGIYLDEGLFVHSGSRTGVAIASLNDDFYNKTFLFAKRVF; via the coding sequence ATGTATAAAACTAAAACAATATTATTACTTCTAGGTATCACCCTTCTAATCGGTTTAGCCGGATGCTCTGCATATAGAGAGGAAGCCCTCGAGAGAATGCGTAAAGAAAAGAGGGAGAGTGAAGAAAGATCTGAAGAAAAGTATAATAAGAAAGAAGAAACCAAGACTTTTAAGGGTACCTCATATACCGGCAAGACTGACGAGCAGATACTAGATGTACTAAAGAAGAAGAAGTTCAGAAACCTCTCATCGGGAGAAATGGATGAGCTAATGGACAGAGTAAAAGAATACTTGCATACTCCATACCTCTGGGGAGGCGAATCAAAAGATGGTATCGATTGCTCTTCTTTTGTACAGACTGTTATGAATATGGCACTTGGTGTAAAGCTACCGAGGACTTCTCTTGAGCAGTCTAAAATAGGCAATCAGATAGATCTGGATGACGTAAGCCTGGGAGATCTGATTTTCTTTGATACAATGGATAAAGGACATGTATCACATGTCGGCATTTACCTGGACGAAGGATTATTTGTACATTCCGGATCCCGGACAGGAGTGGCGATCGCATCTTTAAACGACGATTTTTACAATAAAACTTTCCTTTTCGCAAAACGGGTATTTTAA
- a CDS encoding DUF2752 domain-containing protein: MRTTFQNDLKRAYSILWILFSSVMLFMFAFLIFADENLIYGASSVLQGHHEGTCAFCGMTRSFVSLAKGNFSGGSVNEAAIPLFSILVLNQIVFIIFIFQKSLKRKSNI; the protein is encoded by the coding sequence TTGCGCACTACTTTTCAAAATGACCTCAAAAGAGCTTACTCCATTCTCTGGATCTTATTTAGTTCTGTAATGCTATTCATGTTTGCTTTTTTAATATTTGCAGACGAAAATCTTATATACGGCGCATCATCAGTGCTTCAGGGTCATCATGAAGGAACATGTGCATTTTGCGGCATGACGAGAAGCTTCGTCAGTCTTGCAAAGGGGAATTTCTCCGGTGGTTCTGTTAATGAAGCGGCTATCCCGCTTTTTTCAATCCTTGTTTTGAATCAAATCGTATTCATAATATTTATATTTCAAAAATCCTTAAAAAGAAAATCTAATATATGA
- a CDS encoding aryl-sulfate sulfotransferase: MKGLFISLFVLLISSHFSYADNIDIVYHSPQSNANNCTVNETIIFSVFEEINQATIDNSIVSVTGSTSGSHTGMLFLAKDGNTLIFKPDIPFNNSETVNVNIGAGLGTISGNTINQYSFSFNVRNPRTVVDFTNFDPYETRIPYSKIDFKLFNNDVDDPGSEPNANVAVNLNPSHGRIFISGFRGDTVTFTPYLTIYDNSGSLLLSQSTFGPSVDFKKQINGTYSYCSLAKSLFYILDSNFNVIDSVSCGNGYTTDLHELLVLGNGNMLIMGYDTVEVDMSQIVTGGDTNALVAGLIVQELDKDKNVVYQWRSWEEMEITDASHEDFTASKIDYAHGNSIEPDYDGNLLVSSRHLDEITKIDRKTGKIIWRLGGKKNQFTFVNDDRRFSHQHDARRIAPGRITLFDNGNFHDPYYSRVIEYELDEINKTATLVWQFDHDKTVHSPAMGNAQRLSNGNTLIGWGFTQPNVTEVTPLGKIVYEMSLDPGYVSYRAFKYTYNQPDSPYPDDYVLNQNYPNPFNPSTVITFNIPRQTKVSLKVYDILGRVVSVLINSDLSAGEHYAQFNGSNLASGVYFYNLVTDTYSETKKMILLK, translated from the coding sequence ATGAAAGGACTTTTTATCTCCCTATTTGTCTTATTAATTTCCTCTCACTTTTCATATGCTGATAATATAGACATCGTATATCACTCTCCACAATCAAACGCGAATAATTGTACAGTTAATGAAACAATCATATTTTCGGTTTTTGAAGAAATAAACCAAGCAACAATAGATAATTCCATTGTTAGTGTTACCGGCAGTACAAGTGGATCACATACGGGTATGCTATTTTTGGCAAAGGATGGAAATACTTTAATATTCAAGCCGGATATTCCATTTAATAATTCAGAAACAGTCAATGTGAATATAGGTGCAGGCTTAGGAACTATATCAGGAAATACGATCAATCAGTATTCATTTTCATTCAATGTTAGAAATCCACGCACCGTAGTGGATTTTACGAACTTCGATCCCTACGAAACACGCATTCCATACAGCAAAATCGATTTCAAATTATTCAATAATGATGTTGATGATCCGGGAAGCGAACCAAACGCCAATGTAGCTGTTAATCTAAATCCCTCACACGGCAGAATATTTATTAGCGGATTTAGGGGAGATACTGTAACATTTACCCCCTATCTGACTATTTACGACAACTCGGGATCGCTTTTATTGTCACAGTCAACCTTTGGTCCGAGTGTAGATTTTAAAAAACAGATAAACGGAACATATTCATATTGCAGTTTAGCAAAAAGTTTATTTTATATACTCGATTCAAATTTTAATGTAATCGATTCAGTTTCCTGCGGGAATGGGTATACAACAGACCTTCACGAATTACTCGTACTCGGTAATGGTAACATGTTAATAATGGGCTATGACACTGTTGAAGTTGACATGAGTCAAATTGTTACAGGAGGCGACACAAATGCACTGGTTGCAGGATTGATAGTACAGGAACTGGACAAAGATAAAAATGTAGTGTACCAATGGAGAAGTTGGGAAGAAATGGAGATTACAGATGCCTCACATGAAGATTTCACCGCATCAAAAATCGACTATGCCCACGGAAATTCTATAGAACCCGATTATGACGGGAATTTGCTTGTGTCTTCCAGACACCTTGACGAAATTACAAAGATAGACAGGAAAACCGGAAAGATTATTTGGAGATTAGGAGGAAAGAAAAACCAGTTTACATTTGTAAATGACGATCGGAGATTTTCTCATCAACATGATGCCCGAAGAATCGCTCCAGGAAGAATTACATTGTTTGATAATGGTAATTTCCATGATCCTTACTATTCCAGAGTGATCGAGTATGAACTGGATGAGATAAATAAAACTGCTACTCTGGTATGGCAGTTTGACCATGATAAAACCGTTCACTCGCCTGCAATGGGAAATGCTCAGAGACTTTCTAACGGAAACACACTAATTGGGTGGGGTTTTACCCAGCCAAACGTAACCGAGGTTACCCCCCTGGGTAAGATTGTTTACGAAATGTCACTTGACCCCGGCTATGTATCCTATAGGGCATTCAAGTATACATATAATCAACCCGACTCTCCATATCCGGATGATTACGTGCTTAATCAAAACTATCCGAATCCATTTAACCCAAGCACTGTTATTACTTTTAATATACCCCGGCAAACAAAAGTATCTCTAAAGGTTTATGATATACTGGGTAGGGTTGTCTCGGTATTGATAAATAGCGACCTGTCAGCCGGTGAGCATTATGCGCAATTTAATGGATCTAACCTCGCTAGCGGAGTTTATTTTTATAACCTTGTGACCGATACGTACTCTGAAACAAAGAAAATGATACTGCTAAAGTAG
- a CDS encoding GtrA family protein, with the protein MSNLLDKIFSLKGTFLKFALVGISGIAVNQGLLALQVDYLNIDLKIASIVAIELSILNNFLWNNIWTWKERKKHKVWTRLLRYHMVTAFSGGVNYITLLVLTDSAGMHYLIANLIGIGLGMIINFALNHLWTFQKKESEA; encoded by the coding sequence ATGAGTAACCTACTTGATAAAATATTCTCGCTAAAAGGCACCTTCCTTAAATTCGCTCTCGTCGGGATAAGCGGGATCGCGGTGAACCAGGGGTTATTGGCGTTACAGGTAGATTATTTGAATATCGATCTAAAGATCGCTTCGATAGTTGCCATCGAGCTCTCGATACTGAATAATTTTTTATGGAACAACATCTGGACCTGGAAGGAAAGAAAAAAACACAAAGTCTGGACAAGACTTTTGCGTTATCATATGGTTACTGCCTTTTCCGGAGGAGTTAATTACATTACCCTCCTAGTGCTGACTGATTCAGCAGGGATGCATTACCTCATCGCAAACCTAATTGGCATAGGACTTGGTATGATAATTAACTTCGCTCTAAATCATTTATGGACGTTCCAAAAAAAAGAATCGGAAGCCTAG
- a CDS encoding aryl-sulfate sulfotransferase gives MRYSIITPLITILILVSVNICYSDNIEIVYTSPIDGAKYLRPEETIIISANKPINESTISTSGIINVSGRLKNNYTGTTFLSSDGKTIIFKPSSYFMWSDTVTVNINNGIKTTDGENLNPKSITFIIRDNPDQIRPFNSFQSEFEGKTYRPLFYQNNLDDPLPADFPRISIVNNFNPSYGRLFFTNFNMANFNGGNNHEESIQYPQEDDITITPNPYLIIFENSGDVYYYKRIEPYATDFKKIGADRFVYNNVKTSNYYMFDTDLNFIDSFYCRNGYETDQHDLQFLDNGHFVLMSYDPVIIDMSKIVPGGDTNCQVLGLVIQELDNDKNVIFQWRSWDHLEITEATHENMTAPKLDYVHGNSLEYDYDGNLICSFRHTDQIIKINRITGDIMWRLGGKKNQFTFINDPIGFSHQHDARRIAPGRITLFDNGNFHSPPYSRAVEYELDEVNKTATLVWQFDHNKEVFAFAMGNTQRLPNGNTVIGWGAAGYPNITEVDPQGNILFEMANPDSLWCYRAFRFTFDQPENPIPETYNLGQNYPNPFNPATTISFNIPLQSNVKLYIYDILGREVAKLVNQELNPGNYNILWNAQNLSSGVYFYKLIASGFVETKKMVLLK, from the coding sequence TTGAGATATAGCATTATTACTCCCTTAATTACAATATTAATACTAGTCAGTGTTAATATTTGCTATTCAGATAACATTGAAATTGTTTACACTTCTCCAATAGATGGCGCAAAGTACCTTCGCCCGGAAGAAACAATTATAATTTCGGCAAATAAACCGATCAATGAAAGCACCATAAGTACCAGCGGTATCATCAATGTGTCAGGCAGATTGAAAAACAATTACACCGGTACTACTTTTTTATCGAGTGACGGTAAGACTATAATCTTTAAGCCAAGTTCTTACTTTATGTGGTCGGACACCGTGACAGTTAATATCAACAATGGTATTAAAACTACAGACGGAGAAAATCTTAACCCAAAGTCGATCACATTTATAATTAGAGATAACCCTGACCAGATTCGACCGTTTAATTCTTTCCAATCGGAATTTGAAGGCAAGACTTATAGACCGCTATTTTACCAAAACAATTTAGATGATCCCCTACCGGCTGACTTTCCCCGGATCAGTATAGTAAATAATTTTAACCCATCATACGGCAGGTTATTTTTTACGAACTTTAACATGGCGAATTTTAATGGAGGGAATAACCATGAGGAATCAATACAGTATCCTCAAGAAGATGATATTACAATAACACCTAATCCATATCTGATAATATTCGAAAATTCAGGCGACGTATACTATTACAAAAGGATCGAGCCTTATGCAACGGATTTCAAGAAGATCGGCGCAGACAGGTTCGTTTACAATAATGTCAAGACAAGCAATTATTACATGTTTGACACCGACCTTAATTTCATTGACTCTTTTTATTGCAGAAATGGATATGAAACGGATCAGCATGATCTGCAATTTCTTGACAACGGGCATTTTGTATTGATGAGCTATGACCCGGTAATAATAGACATGAGTAAGATCGTTCCCGGAGGCGATACAAATTGCCAGGTATTAGGGCTTGTGATACAGGAGCTGGACAATGATAAGAATGTCATATTTCAATGGAGAAGTTGGGATCATCTGGAGATAACAGAAGCTACTCATGAAAACATGACAGCACCAAAATTGGACTATGTTCACGGTAACTCACTTGAATATGATTACGACGGAAATTTAATCTGCTCATTCCGACATACGGACCAAATCATTAAAATAAACCGCATTACGGGCGATATCATGTGGAGACTGGGCGGAAAGAAAAACCAGTTCACATTTATAAATGATCCGATAGGTTTTTCTCATCAGCATGATGCCAGAAGAATAGCCCCGGGGCGTATAACACTTTTCGACAACGGTAATTTCCACAGCCCGCCCTATTCAAGAGCAGTCGAATACGAACTTGACGAAGTAAATAAAACTGCTACACTTGTATGGCAATTTGATCATAATAAAGAGGTCTTTGCATTTGCAATGGGTAATACCCAGAGGCTACCTAACGGCAATACTGTAATTGGCTGGGGAGCCGCCGGTTACCCAAATATTACGGAAGTTGACCCACAGGGTAATATCCTTTTTGAGATGGCAAATCCGGATTCGCTTTGGTGTTACAGGGCATTTAGATTTACTTTTGATCAGCCGGAAAATCCGATTCCAGAGACATATAATCTTGGACAAAATTATCCTAATCCGTTTAACCCGGCAACAACGATAAGCTTTAATATACCTTTACAATCGAATGTAAAATTATATATATATGATATACTGGGACGGGAAGTAGCGAAACTCGTCAACCAGGAACTTAATCCAGGTAATTATAACATATTGTGGAATGCACAAAATCTTTCGAGTGGAGTTTATTTCTACAAACTGATCGCTAGCGGTTTTGTAGAAACAAAAAAGATGGTTCTTTTAAAGTAG
- a CDS encoding LexA family transcriptional regulator, producing the protein MDINKTISTNVYALLGKSSVTQKKLAYDLGIKIDTLFNYLKNRAKWDTNVVNSIAKYFNVPLDYLYGNPVGVSNEVEGDSKARHVAVLGKVECGIPITAQINNNALDLEHILIDNVARYKNPFVLIAEGESMSPFINPKDYILCIDDETKIKNKATVVVSFKTEPDNYEANAKLYYELDDSHIMLYSINTKFPPTVHKKRDVAHVYKVIKIIREVK; encoded by the coding sequence ATGGATATAAACAAGACTATCTCCACAAATGTTTATGCTTTACTAGGCAAAAGTTCGGTCACTCAAAAGAAGCTGGCATATGATCTGGGCATAAAGATAGACACTCTTTTTAATTATTTGAAAAACAGGGCAAAATGGGATACAAATGTGGTAAATTCTATCGCAAAATATTTTAATGTACCCCTGGACTATCTATATGGAAACCCGGTGGGTGTAAGTAATGAGGTCGAAGGTGACTCAAAAGCCAGGCACGTGGCAGTACTCGGAAAGGTCGAATGCGGCATTCCCATCACAGCTCAGATAAATAATAATGCATTAGATCTAGAACACATACTCATTGATAATGTTGCGCGGTACAAGAATCCGTTTGTCCTTATAGCCGAAGGGGAATCCATGTCTCCCTTTATTAATCCTAAGGATTATATATTATGTATAGATGACGAAACAAAAATTAAAAACAAGGCGACCGTAGTGGTAAGCTTTAAAACAGAACCGGATAATTACGAGGCAAATGCAAAATTGTACTACGAGCTGGATGATTCGCATATTATGCTTTACTCAATAAACACGAAATTTCCACCAACTGTGCATAAAAAGAGGGACGTTGCCCACGTATATAAGGTTATAAAGATCATACGAGAAGTGAAATAG